The region GTCCAATTCAACGTAGCGGTTATAAGAGAAATAGCCAGCAATACCAAGGCCAATCAGTGTGGTTGGCACTATGGTGAGTAAAACTACCCAGTCTTTTAGACTTATTTTGTGCATCTTGCGGTGGAAGTTAAGGTAAAATTAGCTATCTGATATCAGTATCATGTCATATCAATAGGTAAATTTGTACCTTAGGTATACAGAAGACTGATTTTACACAAACTATTTTGACACTTAGCATTTAATATTCGGCAAAGTTATTCTCCATGGCAAAGATCTTTCAAGCACCCAAATCTTCAGCACGCAATCAAAAGTTAGCAGGGCAAACGATTAATCTAGTGATTGATCGGTTAGACGTAAACGGCGTTGGCGTTGGCCGCTACCAAAAAAAGCCAGTGTTTATCGCCAATACCCTAGTCGGTGAGCACGTGCAAGCAAAGGTGGTTGAAAGCAGTAGCAAGTTTATCAAGGCGAAAGCGACTAAAATCGCTAAGTTAAACGAGCAACGTGAACAGCCGGTTTGTGAGCATTATTACGTGTGTGGCGGTTGTGATTTACAACACCTTTCTCACCAAGGTCAGGTTGCGTTCAAGCAGCAGAAAGTCACTGAACTTTTTGCGCGCCAAGGGCTGACTGAGTTAGCGTGGCAAAGCGCAATCACTGGGCAAAATTGGCATTATCGGCGAAAGGCGCGTATTGGTGTGCAATACAATAAATTGGGCGAAGCGATACTTGGCTTTCGACAAAAAGAAAGTAATACCTTAGTCGCCATCAAGCATTGTCATGTACTGGCCGCACCGCTTGCCAATATTGTCATAACACTCAGCGATTTGTTGAATGAGCTGGCAGAGCCAAAAAGTATCGGCCATATCGAAGTGATTCAAACCGAGCGCATCACCTTAGTGGTGAGGCAGCTGCGTAAACAAACCGAGCGCGGCCAACAAATTTGGCGTAAGGCTGCTGAACTGCATGGTTGGCAGGTGATTTTCGATAGTGGCGATGAATTGGCGACCTTAGCTGAACAGCCCCAAATGGCTGTGGCGCATAACCCGCTCAGCTATTTTCTGACCACAAACCTTAACCACCAACAAGACACGCTGGAAATTGCGTTTTCTGCCGATGATTTTATTCAAGTTAACGAGGCGGTTAATCAGCGTATGGTGCAACAGGCAATGACATGGCTGGCACTAACCCCTGATGATGTCGTGCTGGACTTATTCTGCGGACTCGGTAACTTTTCCTTGCCGATTGCAAAACACGTTAAACAGGTGGTTGGTGTCGAAGGTGTGCAGGCGATGGTCGACAGCGCCAGTGCTAACGCTGCTCGCAACCAAATCAATAATGCTGCGTTTCATCAGTTAGATCTGAATAGCGATTGGCACAATCAAACATGGCAAAGCACAGGCTTTAATAAAGTACTACTTGATCCGGCAAGGGCGGGGGCATTAGAAGCCTGCCAGCAATTGGCGGCGATGCATGCCGAACTGCTGTTGTACGTGAGTTGCGATCCACAAACCTTGGCGCGTGATGCAAAAGTGATTGTTGAGCACGGTTATCAACTCAAAAAAATTGGTTTAATCGACATGTTCAATCACACAAAGCACGTAGAAACTATGGTATTGTTTGAGCGTATTGCAACAAATTAGAACGCGCTTTATCGGCTTGATGAAATATTCATCTAAACGCAACTGGCGCGGCATTCGTTTTCTGTACAGCTATTCTTTTCTAATTGTTCGCCAAGGGAGTATTTATGGTATCGGTACGCAAGTCTCATCAAATTTCAGCGCTAAGTTTTGAACACTGGCTAGCTGAGCTAGCCCTCACAGCAAGTAAATCACAAGCCATACAGGCTTTGTGGTTACAAGTACAAAGCAAGTTTGCCGATCACGATATTGCCTTGACCAAAGCCAAGGAAATGGTTGAAATTTTAGCTGAGTTAAATCTTGATAAAGACTCGCTTATTGCCGCAATTCTGACGCCGTTAATTGATGAGCACGTTTACACGCTAGAGGATGTCAAAGAGCTTTTTGGTCGCCAAGTTTATCTATTGTGTAAAGGTGTGCAGCAGATGGAGGCGATCAAGACGTTACAGCCAACACAAACCAACAAGGTGGCGGCGAATCAAGTGGATAATATTCGCAAAATGCTGCTCGCGATGGTGGAAGACGTTCGCGCTGTGGTGATCAAGCTTGCCGAGCGACTGTGCTATTTGCGTTTAGTGAAAAACAGCGATGAAGATATTCGCGTGCTGGCGGCCAAAGAAACCTCCAATATTTATGCGCCATTGGCGAATCGCTTGGGTATAGGTCAGCTAAAATGGGAGCTGGAAGATATTGCGTTTCGCTACTTGCACCCGGAAACGTATAAAAAAATTGCCAAATGGCTCGATGAAAAGCGCCTTGCCCGTGAGCAGTACATGGTCGACTTTGTTGATACATTGCAGCAGCAGTTGGAGGCGATGCAAGTCAAAGGACAAGTGTACGGCCGACCTAAACACATCTTTAGTATCTGGAAGAAAATGCAGAATAAATCACTGGATTTTGAACAGTTATTCGATGTGCGGGCGGTGCGCATTATTGCCGAACAACTGCAAGACTGTTACGCGGCCTTGGGGGTAGTACATACCAACTGGAAGCACTTACCCAGCGAGTTTGACGATTATGTCGCGACCCCAAAACCCAATGGCTATCAGTCAATCCATACGGTGGTTTTAGGGCCGGAGGGCAAATCGGTGGAAATTCAAATACGCACCGAGCAAATGCACCAAGACGCAGAACTAGGTGTCGCTGCCCACTGGCGCTACAAAGAAGGCAGTGCCAGCGGCAAAACGTCAGGTTTTGATGAAAAAATTGAATGGCTGCGCAAAATCCTTCAATGGCAAGAAGACGTTTCCGAAAGCGGTGAAATGCTTGATGAGCTACGCAGCCAAGTGTTTGAAGATCGCATCTACGCGTTTACGCCAAATGGCGATGTCATTGACTTGCCCGTTGGTTCAACGCCACTTGATTTCGCCTATTACATTCACTCGAATGTTGGCCACTGTTGTATTGGCGCGAAAGTATTTGGCCGCATCGTACCATTTACGTACCAACTGCAAACCGGTGAGCAGGTAGAAATACTGACCAGCAAGCAGCCAAACCCTAGCCGTGATTGGTTAAATCCCAGTTTAGGTTACATTCATTCGACGCGTGCACGCGCGAAAGTGCAACATTTCTTTAAGCTGCTCGACCGCGACAAGTATATTGAGTTGGGTAAGCAAACGCTGGAAACAGAGTTGGCTAAATCGCAATTGAGTGATGCTGATTTAATGGGGGCTGCCAAGCGCTTTAATGTCGGCACTGTGGAAGATCTTTATGCGGCAATTGGCTCGGGTAATGCCCGTTTGCAGCAGGTTGTGAACTACTTAGTGCAGCAAGCAACGAAAGACTTGCCCGAACCCGAGCTTGACCCACAATCGATCGTCAATCAACAGGCAGCCAATAAAAAGCCCGCCAAAAACGATGGGGTGATCGTCTCCGGTGTAGGCAATTTGATGACGCATATGGCCAAGTGCTGTTTACCTGTTCCAGGGGATGAGATTTTGGGCTTTATTACGCAAGGTCGCGGTATTTCAGTGCACCGCAGTGATTGTGAGCAATTAGCGAATGCTTTAGCGCAACATCCTGAACGCGAAATTGAAGTGCAGTGGGGGCAAGAGCAGCAAAAGAGTTATCAGGCAACCTTACAAGTCACCGCCAGTGATCGCCACGGCTTATTGCGCGATATTTCGACCATTATTGCTAATGAGCGTGTACTTATTACTGGCATGGCAAGCCATTCAGACAAGTTTAAACAAAGCACGCGGATGAGCTTTACGGTAGAAATTGCTAACAGCAGCATGCTTAACCGCATCGTCACTAAGCTTCGTCAGCTTGATGATATTATTGATGTGAAACGCCTTTCGCATTAGACAGTGAACCAAGTAGGAAAGAGATTAATGATGAAAGATGCGCCAGCATCAATGGAGAAACTGCGCTGGATCATGGCGCAGCTTCGTGACCCAGAAACGGGCTGTCCGTGGGATATCAAGCAAGACTTTGCCTCTATCGTGCCACACACCATTGAAGAAGCCTATGAAGTGGCGGAAGCAATCAACCAGCAAGACTTTAGTGAACTAGAGAAAGAGCTTGGTGATTTACTGTTCCAAGTGGTGTTCTACAGCCAGCTTGGGCAAGAGCAACAGCGCTTTGATTTTGACTCGGTTGTCGCCGCGATTTGCGAGAAACTGATGCGTCGCCACCCTCATGTCTTTGGCGATAAGGCGTTGCACAGTGAGGCTGAGATTAAAGCGAATTGGGAGAACGAAAAAGCGAAAGAGCGTCAAGCAAAGTCATCGACTAGCCAGTTGAGTATACTTGCCGATATCCCACAAGCGCTGCCTGCTTTATCTCGTGCCAATAAGATACAAAAACGCTGCGCACACGTTGGTTTTGACTGGGACAATATTCACCAGTGTTTTGACAAGGTCGAAGAAGAAGTGGCTGAAGTAAAGGCAGAATTATCATCTAATTTAGATAATCATGAGCAACAAGCACGCCTTGGCGAAGAATTAGGTGATCTGTTATTTGCCGTCGTCAATGTATGCCGACACGCTAAGCAAGACCCTGAAGCTTTGCTTAGAGCAGCCAATGAAAAGTTTACCAAGCGTTTCAAGCATGTTGAACAGCAAGCGAGTGAATCCGGCAAGGCGATGACAGAGCATAGTCTTGATGCGCTCGAGCAGTTTTGGCAACAGGCGAAGGCGCTTGAAAAGTAACACGGCCAAAAGTACTTTTTCGTCAAATACCGCTATTGGAAAGGTTGAGTAGATGCACATAAGCCGGATTGCCTATACTGCGATAGGCTTGCTGTTTGTTGGCCTTGGCGTGCTAGGTGCGGCGTTACCTGTCTTACCGACAACCCCCTTTTTAATCGTCGCGGCTGGCTGTTTTGCCAAGTCTTCGCCGCGCTTGCACCAAATGTTACTGGCTAACCGAGTTTTCGGGCCGCTGATTCGCGACTGGCAAACTCATCGCAGTATTCCCAAACGGGGTAAGCG is a window of Thalassotalea euphylliae DNA encoding:
- the rlmD gene encoding 23S rRNA (uracil(1939)-C(5))-methyltransferase RlmD, with product MAKIFQAPKSSARNQKLAGQTINLVIDRLDVNGVGVGRYQKKPVFIANTLVGEHVQAKVVESSSKFIKAKATKIAKLNEQREQPVCEHYYVCGGCDLQHLSHQGQVAFKQQKVTELFARQGLTELAWQSAITGQNWHYRRKARIGVQYNKLGEAILGFRQKESNTLVAIKHCHVLAAPLANIVITLSDLLNELAEPKSIGHIEVIQTERITLVVRQLRKQTERGQQIWRKAAELHGWQVIFDSGDELATLAEQPQMAVAHNPLSYFLTTNLNHQQDTLEIAFSADDFIQVNEAVNQRMVQQAMTWLALTPDDVVLDLFCGLGNFSLPIAKHVKQVVGVEGVQAMVDSASANAARNQINNAAFHQLDLNSDWHNQTWQSTGFNKVLLDPARAGALEACQQLAAMHAELLLYVSCDPQTLARDAKVIVEHGYQLKKIGLIDMFNHTKHVETMVLFERIATN
- the relA gene encoding GTP diphosphokinase; its protein translation is MVSVRKSHQISALSFEHWLAELALTASKSQAIQALWLQVQSKFADHDIALTKAKEMVEILAELNLDKDSLIAAILTPLIDEHVYTLEDVKELFGRQVYLLCKGVQQMEAIKTLQPTQTNKVAANQVDNIRKMLLAMVEDVRAVVIKLAERLCYLRLVKNSDEDIRVLAAKETSNIYAPLANRLGIGQLKWELEDIAFRYLHPETYKKIAKWLDEKRLAREQYMVDFVDTLQQQLEAMQVKGQVYGRPKHIFSIWKKMQNKSLDFEQLFDVRAVRIIAEQLQDCYAALGVVHTNWKHLPSEFDDYVATPKPNGYQSIHTVVLGPEGKSVEIQIRTEQMHQDAELGVAAHWRYKEGSASGKTSGFDEKIEWLRKILQWQEDVSESGEMLDELRSQVFEDRIYAFTPNGDVIDLPVGSTPLDFAYYIHSNVGHCCIGAKVFGRIVPFTYQLQTGEQVEILTSKQPNPSRDWLNPSLGYIHSTRARAKVQHFFKLLDRDKYIELGKQTLETELAKSQLSDADLMGAAKRFNVGTVEDLYAAIGSGNARLQQVVNYLVQQATKDLPEPELDPQSIVNQQAANKKPAKNDGVIVSGVGNLMTHMAKCCLPVPGDEILGFITQGRGISVHRSDCEQLANALAQHPEREIEVQWGQEQQKSYQATLQVTASDRHGLLRDISTIIANERVLITGMASHSDKFKQSTRMSFTVEIANSSMLNRIVTKLRQLDDIIDVKRLSH
- the mazG gene encoding nucleoside triphosphate pyrophosphohydrolase, giving the protein MMKDAPASMEKLRWIMAQLRDPETGCPWDIKQDFASIVPHTIEEAYEVAEAINQQDFSELEKELGDLLFQVVFYSQLGQEQQRFDFDSVVAAICEKLMRRHPHVFGDKALHSEAEIKANWENEKAKERQAKSSTSQLSILADIPQALPALSRANKIQKRCAHVGFDWDNIHQCFDKVEEEVAEVKAELSSNLDNHEQQARLGEELGDLLFAVVNVCRHAKQDPEALLRAANEKFTKRFKHVEQQASESGKAMTEHSLDALEQFWQQAKALEK
- a CDS encoding YbaN family protein — its product is MHISRIAYTAIGLLFVGLGVLGAALPVLPTTPFLIVAAGCFAKSSPRLHQMLLANRVFGPLIRDWQTHRSIPKRGKRIALVSMVLACAWSCHVLQSYFWGALVIGLIAGPFIFIWRLPITENLDIHD